The genome window TCAGACCTGAACCGCTGACTTCCCCAAGAGCATTTACCGATCAGATTGATGTATCCGATTGGGCCAAAGAAGAAGTGCAGGAGCTTGCAGGTTTGTACATGATTAACGGATATGAAGACGGCAGCTTCCGTCCCATGCAGCACTTAAGCAGATCCGAAGCTGCAGCACTGATCTTCCGCTTAAACAAGCTGATTCAAGTCATGAATGAGAAGCATACAGATCAAGTGGAGAAAGCGTCAGCGTTGGATCGTCATATCTAGGTGGAATTGAATTTTGGATGTGATACTGCAATCATCGCCAGTAATGACATTACCGCTTGATTGGTTTTTAATGCTATAATAGGTTGCCAATATGATAAAAAAGGGTAATGAACAATGGTGATGAATAATGAATAATAAATTTATCCGAATATATGAGGATATTGCAGATCGTATTCGGACCGGAGAGGTTGAGGCAGGCACACTGCTTCAATCGGAACTGGATCTATCGGAAAGTTATCGAACATCTCGAGAGACCATTCGCAAAGCGCTGAAAATGTTGTACGAAGAAGGTTATATTCAGAAGATTCAAGGCAAGGGCTCGATTGTACTGGACATACGCAAGATCGATTTTCCCATCTCTGGTCTGGTTAGCTTCAAGGAACTGGCCAAAAAAATGGGGCATCGCGCTCAAACGTATGTGAAGGTTTTTGAAGAGCAACAGGTCGATCAGGCGTTGCACAAGAAAATTAACTTTGGTCTGAATGAACAGGTCTGGGAGATCAGACGTGTGCGCAAAGTGGATGGAGAGCATGTCATACTGGACAAAGATTACATCAGCCAGCGGCTTGTTCCCGGACTCAGCAAAGAGATCTGTAATGATTCCATCTATGAGTACATTGAGCAAGAGCTGGGGCTTTCCATTTCGTTTGCCAAAAAAGAGATTTTAGTGGAAGAACCCACCGCAGAAGACAGGGAATTACTTGACCTTGAAGGTTTCCACAATGTGGTTGTGGTGAGGAGCCAGGTGTACCTCGAGGATGCCAGTCAATTTCAGTATACGGAGTCGAGGCATCGACCGGACAAGTTCAGATTTGTGGATTTTGCACGCCGCAGATAAGTGAATCAAGATCAATCAGAGAGTACCTTTCGCTGCTTAATTGGGTGGATAGGTACTCTCTTTGATTATGAGGGAATCCGAAGATCGTCCATCAAGAACCGCTTAATGTTAATGTTCTTCCTGCATGTCGGAGCGTATGATCATAATATATACGAGTCCGAGGAGTGAGGGAATTGAATCACGTGACAGCAGCATCAACTGTTCGCATATGGGAAGAAACCAGGGATATTCCAACCTATGGTACAGGTAAACCGGACAAAAATCCGATGTTTCTTGAGAAGAGAATCTACCAGGGAAGTTCGGGTAAGGTGTACCCGCATCCTGTGATCGACAGCATTGAAGATGAGGCCAAAATGAAGTCGTATCGCTTAATTATTCTCGAAAATGAATATGTACGTATCGAGATGATGCCCGAACTGGGTGGACGAATCTATCGTGCGCTGGATCGGACCAATGACTACGATTTTGTATATTATAACCGGGTCATTAAACCTGCACTTGTGGGTCTGGCAGGGCCATGGATTTCCGGGGGAATCGAATTCAACTGGCCACAGCATCATCGGCCCAACACATTTGGGCCAGTCGATTATACATTTGGGAATAATGAAGATGGAAGCGCTACCGTATGGGTGGGTGAGATTGACCGCATGTATGGTACCAAAATGACCGCTGGCTTCACATTACATCCCGGCAAAGCCTATCTTGAAATCCATGCCGAGGTATACAATCGCACCTGCGCTCCTCAAACTTTTCTATGGTGGGCCAACCCGGCTGTAGCCGTCAACGATGATACGCAATCCGTGTTTCCACCGGATGTAACGGCTGTGCTGGACCATGGAAAACGGGACGTATCCCGCTTTCCCATCGCAACGGGCACCTATTACAAGATGGACTATTCCGAAGGTGTGGATATCTCGCGATACAAAAACATACCGGTTCCAACATCCTATATGGCGTATAAGTCGGATTATAATTTTGTAGGGGGTTATGACCACGGGGTACAGGCAGGCTTGCTGCATGTAGCCAATCATCATATTTCTCCGGGCAAGAAGCAATGGACCTGGGGGAATGGGGAGTTCGGGCAAGCCTGGGATCGCCAGTTAACGGACGAAGATGGACCTTATATTGAATTAATGACCGGGATCTATACTGATAATCAGCCTGATTTTACGTGGTTGCAGCCCTATGAAGCCAAATCATTTTCGCAGTATTTTATGCCTTATAAAGGAATCGGCATGGTCAAAAATGCAACCATTGATGCCGCAGTTAATCTGGAAATGGACGAAACGAACGGAGCGGTAACCGTGATGGTATATGCGACGTCGGTTTTTGAACAAGTGACCATTGAAGTGATTGGACCAACTACGGTGTATCTCCATGAGAGATGCAATATCTCACCTACGCAACTATATCAGTCTTCATTCCCGTGGAGCGGGCAAGATGAATGGCATCAACTGAAGTTAAGTGTTCGAACTGCAGAAGGAAAAGTACTTGTGGCCTATCAGCCTGAACGTTCTGAGATTCAGGAAGTCCCAGACCCGGCCACACCACTCCCGCTACCATCCGAGATTCGTACGAATGAACAACTATATCTGGCTGGTCTTCATTTGGAGCAATATCGGCATGCCACGTATGAACCAGAACCTTATTATTTGGAAGGCTTGAAGCGTGATGCAACGGATATTCGTCTAAACATTGCGTATGGCACATTGCTGCTGCGGAGAGGTCTGTTACAAGATGCAGAGAAGCATTTCAGACAGGCTGTACAATCGTTGACGTGGAAAAATACGAATCCATATGATAGTGAAGCTTTTTACCAACTCGGTCTGAGTTTGAAACTACAGGGGAAACAGGAAGAAGCCTACACAGCACTGTATAAAGCCGTATGGTCCGCACAGTTCCAGGATACGGGTTATTACATGCTTGCTCAGATCGATATGGCGCAACATCGGGATGTCGAAGCACTGGATCACATCGAACGTTCACTGATCCGTAACACTAGAAACTACAAGGCTCGGCATCTGAAGATGGCTCTGCTGCGCAGATTGGGTCAGGATAAACGGGCCGTCCAATATGCGTATGAAACGTTGGAGCTGGACCCGGTTGAGTTTGGAGCCGCACATGAATTAGCCCTGATCTACAGCGGAGCGACTGCACCTTCAGAGAGAGAGCAAGCGGAGCAAGCACGTGAACATTTTCATCGTTTGATGCGGGGAGACGTTCATAATTATCTAAACCTAGCCGCAGATTACGTGGATTGTGGGTTGTGGGAAGAAGCACGGACGGTACTATCGTATGTTGAATCCGAAAATTTACAGCCGTATCCTATGGTTGGTTATGCTCAAGCCTACGTGCATCGTCAACTGGGGGATATGGAACAGGCCCGGGAATGTCAAAAACAGGGGAAAGCTGCTCCAACGGATTATTGCTTTCCTAACACGTTATTTGAATTCATGGTGCTTCAGGATGTGGTGGCCATTGATTCGAATGATTCGCATGCTCACTATTACCTGGGAAATTGGTTATATGATCATAAACGCTATGAGGAAGCAATTGCCCATTGGGAAGCTTCTCGTGAGGAGAATGCTGCATTTTCGACTGTACATCGGAATCTGGGACTGGCTTATTATAACAAGCTGAGTCGCCCCGATCTTGCACTGGCTTCATTAGAGGAAGCATTCCGATTGGATTCACGGGATGCCAGAATCTTCTACGAGTTGGATCAATTGCACAAGAAGATAGGGTATTCTTGCGGGCGTCGAATCAAATTGCTTGAACAGCATATGGAGTTGGTTCGCCACCGTGATGATCTGTATATTGAGTGGGTAACTTTATTGAACATGCAGGGTAGCCATCAGGAAGCATGGGATGCTCTTCAGGCACGGCGGTTTCATCCCTGGGAGGGTGGAGAAGGCAAGGTTACTGGACAGTATGTTACGGCACTGACGGAACTGGCGAAGCAAAATCTGGAGAAACAACAACCGGAACTGGCATTGGAGCTGCTGCAAAAGGCTTTGGTTTACCCAGAGAACTTAGGTGAAGGTAAGCTAGCGGGAGCCGCAGATAATTCCGTTTACTTTTATCTTGGCTGTGCCTACCAGCTACTGAAGAATAATCAGGCTGCAGAAGAGAGTTTCAATAGAGCATCGATCGGTCTTAATGAACCTTCAAGCGCGATGTTTTATAATGATCAACCGCCGGAATCCATCTATTATCAGGGTCTGGCCTGGCAGAAGCTTGGCAATGTGAAGGAAGCCAACAGGCGGTTTAACAAATTAATTGACTATGCCGAAAGACATATGCATGATCACATCCGAATGGATTATTTTGCGGTATCTCTGCCCGATTTCCTGGTATTTGACGACGATCTCAATCAGCGTAATGAAGAACATTGCCAATACATGCGGGCATTAGGGCTTCTTGGCCTTGGTCGGACAAGTGAAGCCGAACTTGAATTGGATCGGGTTCTGGAGAAGAACCCCAATCATCAAGGGGCAATCATTCATCGATAATTGATAATCGTTTTAACCATATCCCATCTATACCGAAGGAGTTATATAATCCATGAAAGATAGCATAGCAGGAAGCCAGATCCGTTTCATACTGGAGGCAGAAGATAAAGAGATTCGTGAGGGTCGCATGACAGGCAATGGAGGCAAAAATCCACGAGGGGAGTCTTATGACTTTACCAACTATTATATGATCCGTAATGGTAAAGCTCATATTCCCGTGGTAGGTGAATTTCATTTCTCCCGATTCGCTTACTTGCAGTGGGAAGAAGAATTGCTGAAGATGAAGGCAGGCGGGGTGAACATCGTTGCTTCTTATGTGTTCTGGAATTTTCACGAGGAGCAGGAAGGCGAGTTTAATTGGTCAGGAAACCTGAACTTGCGGCACTTCGTGGATCTGTGTGGCAAACATCAGCTGCCACTGATCGTGCGGATTGGTCCATTCTGTCATGGGGAAGTTCGTAATGGAGGCATGCCAGATTGGTTATTCAGTTATCCATTTGAAGTGAGATCGAATGATGAAGGGTATCTGTATTATGCCAAGCGATTATATCGTGAGATTGCCCGTCAACTCAACGGATGTTTTTATCAGGAGGGTGGCCCTGTAATAGCCGTACAGTTGGAAAATGAGTATATGCACGCTGGGGCACCCATGGATGCCTGGGGTTACACACGTGACAAATACATTTCCTCTGGCCGGGACGGTCGTGAACATCTGAAGGTGCTTCGCGGTATTGCCGAAGAAGTCGGTATGCATCCCATGTTCTATACTGCCACGGCCTGGGGTAATGCTGCGGTGCCTGAAGAAGGAACGTTACCCATGCTCGCGGGATATGCGTACACACCATGGATTCCCAATCAACCTCCAAGCCGAGAGTATTTATTCCGGGATCTGCATATGAATCCTGTTGAAGAAGTGGACTATGACAGTCCGGAGTATCCTGCGGCGTATTGTGAACTTGCTGGTGGCATGCAGGTCAGTTATCACGCTCGGCCGGTTGTAGATGCGGACAGTGTTGAGGCAATGACCATTGTGAAGCTGGCAAATGGCAGTAATCTGGTTGGATATTATATGTATCACGGTGGAACCAATCCGGTAGGGCAAAAATCATATATGAACGAACAGGCATTGCCGAAAATGACTTATGATTACCAAGCCCCGCTCGGGGAATTCGGACGTATCGGTGAGTCGTATGACCGCATTCGAACCTTGTCCATGTTCCTGGAAGCTTACGGTGAGCTGCTTGCACCTATGGGTAGTGTTATACCGGAAGATCAACATGCGATAACACCGGAGAACACGATAAATCTGCGCTGGTCTGTTCGTCAACAAGAAGGTTCAGGATTTCTGTTCATGAACAATTATCAGGATCATATGGTTTTGCCTGATCGAGATATACAATTGCAGTTGCATACTGGCAAAGGGGCTGCGTTTTATCCAAGAGAAGGCACGATGGAGCTGAAATCGGGCATGGCAGCCATTCTGCCTTTCCATATGAATCTGGATGGAATGAAGATCATTAGTGCTACCGTTCAGCCACTGACCCGATTTACGGTCAATAATGAACTTACGGCTGTTTTTTATGCTCATGAAGGCATGAAGCCGGAGTATGTGATGGATATATCGTCTGTTACGAACGTGGATATGCCTGAAGGTACCATATCTGAGCAGGGGAATGAAGTTGTTATTCACCCGAAGGCTGGTAAGGATCATCATCTGCAAATCACAACATCGGACGGTATGGTCATACGTATCATTACATTGACCCGTGAAGAGGCATTGCATACCTACCGTTTCCATGTGGGCGGAGAAGAGAGACTTGTAATTAGCAGCAGTCATCTGTATGTGCAGAATGAGATGCTCATATGCAACTCCCTGGAGCATCCAGAGTTTGAGGTATCCTTCTATCCTGCTCCAGAGCATGTTTTACCTTCTAAATATGCTGTGTCATCCCAGTCAAAGCGGGGAATATTCAGTACGTACACATTCCAGGTTTCGCCTTACGAGCCTGCTGTAGAGGTTGATTACCCGAAGGAGTATGCTGCAACATTGAGATTGGATACAGCGTGGCCGGAACAAGTAGATGACGTATGGGTTGAGATTGATTATGAAGGAGACGTTGCAGCAGCACATATTCATCATCAGATGTTAACAGATCATATTCACTATGGGCATAGCTGGATGCTTGGTTTGAAGCAATCCCGTCATTTGCTGGCCGATCATGCGCTTCGTCTGTCCATAACTCCAATTCGAAGAGGAACGACTGAGAGTTATGTGAATCAGGCTTATGTAGAGCGGTTTGAGGGTGTGGAGATCGGGAAGTTTAATGAGATTCGGGTAAGACCACATTACCGGGTTGGGTTGATTATAGCAGGTAGGGAAGACACTTTTTCAAAATCAAAGAGTACAATAGTTAACTGACATTTATAATACAGAGGGTTCTTTCTCCGAACGGGTGTGAGGGGAAAGAGCCTTTTTGATGTGGTGTTTAAAAGAAAAGATTGCTATTCAATGGTAAAAAACACTTGCTTAGTAAGCGTTTTCATTTTATTATGAATTCATAACCTTATCGATAAGGTTTATTTTAGGAAAATAACTTAACCTTAATAAGGTTAGTCTTTATTTGTTTGTTACCCGTTAAAACGTCTATTACTAGCGATTTTAGTTAACTTATTGCCTAGAGCAGGGTTAATTGAAATAAAAAATCCAATTCAGGAGGTTGCAAACAAATGGTTAATCTGAAAAAGTGTACAATCTTCACGGTTATTGCTGCGCTCATGTTCATGGCATTGGGGAGTGCAGCCCCCAAAGCATCTGCTGCCACAGGATTTTATGTAAGTGGTAACAAGTTGTATGATTCCACAGGTAAACCTTTTGTCATGAGAGGTGTTAATCACGGACATTCCTGGTTCAAGAATGATTTGAATACCGCTATCCCTGCAATTGCCAAAACAGGTGCCAATACGGTACGCATTGTTCTTTCGAATGGCAGCCTGTACACCAAAGATGATCTGAACGCTGTTAAAAATATTATTAATGTGGTTAACCAAAATAAAATGATAGCTGTGCTCGAGGTACATGACGCCACAGGGAAAGATGACTATAATTCGTTGGATGCGGCAGTGAACTACTGGATTAGCATTAAGGAAGCTTTGATTGGCAAAGAAGATCGGGTAATCGTCAACATCGCCAATGAATGGTATGGAACGTGGAATGGAAGTGCGTGGGCTGAGGGTTACAAAAAAGCCATTCCGAAACTCAGAAATGCGGGAATCAAAAATACGCTAATTGTAGATGCAGCCGGATGGGGACAGTTCCCTCAATCCATCGTGGATTATGGACAAAGTGTATTTGCAGCCGATTCACAGAAAAATACCGTGTTCTCTATTCATATGTATGAGTATGCTGGCAAAGATGCTGCAACGGTCAAAGCCAATATGGAGAATGTGCTGAACAAAGGATTGGCTCTGATCATTGGTGAATTCGGGGGATATCACACTAACGGCGATGTGGACGAGTATGCCATCATGAGATATGGTCAGGAAAAAGGGGTAGGCTGGCTTGCTTGGTCTTGGTACGGAAACAGTTCAGGTCTGAACTATCTCGACATGGCCACAGGTCCGAATGGAAGCTTAACGAGCTTTGGCAACACTGTAGTTAATGATACCTACGGTATCAAAAACACCTCCCAAAAAGCGGGGATTTTCTAATCCCCCGATGAAACAGAACACTCTGACGTTCACGTCAGGGTGTTTTTTTTAATAAAATGGCTCAATCATTGATGGTTTTTGAATATTTCCGTTTTGTTTAAAATTATTTTGTTTTCAAAATAAAACAAAGATGTTAAACTCGTATCAGGAATAAAACAAACATTATCGGAGGGAAACAAATGGTACAGAGTTTATGGAATGCGTCGCAGGCATCTGAGAAAACAACAGGACTTGAACAGCTGGTTTATAGATCCAATCTCATTGGTTCTGATCGCAGTGTATGTAACATATACGGTGGTAATACGTCTACCAAAACGACAGTGAAGGACTTTCGTGGTCGTGATGTAGAAGTAATGTATGTGAAAGGCAGCGGCTCAGATCTGGGTTCGATGGAAGCGAAGCATTTTACCGGACTTGGGCTTGAAGATATCAGACCATTAATTGAACGTGAATCCATGTCGGATGAAGAGATGGTTGAATATCTGGG of Paenibacillus sp. FSL R5-0517 contains these proteins:
- the treR gene encoding trehalose operon repressor yields the protein MNNKFIRIYEDIADRIRTGEVEAGTLLQSELDLSESYRTSRETIRKALKMLYEEGYIQKIQGKGSIVLDIRKIDFPISGLVSFKELAKKMGHRAQTYVKVFEEQQVDQALHKKINFGLNEQVWEIRRVRKVDGEHVILDKDYISQRLVPGLSKEICNDSIYEYIEQELGLSISFAKKEILVEEPTAEDRELLDLEGFHNVVVVRSQVYLEDASQFQYTESRHRPDKFRFVDFARRR
- a CDS encoding DUF5107 domain-containing protein; translated protein: MNHVTAASTVRIWEETRDIPTYGTGKPDKNPMFLEKRIYQGSSGKVYPHPVIDSIEDEAKMKSYRLIILENEYVRIEMMPELGGRIYRALDRTNDYDFVYYNRVIKPALVGLAGPWISGGIEFNWPQHHRPNTFGPVDYTFGNNEDGSATVWVGEIDRMYGTKMTAGFTLHPGKAYLEIHAEVYNRTCAPQTFLWWANPAVAVNDDTQSVFPPDVTAVLDHGKRDVSRFPIATGTYYKMDYSEGVDISRYKNIPVPTSYMAYKSDYNFVGGYDHGVQAGLLHVANHHISPGKKQWTWGNGEFGQAWDRQLTDEDGPYIELMTGIYTDNQPDFTWLQPYEAKSFSQYFMPYKGIGMVKNATIDAAVNLEMDETNGAVTVMVYATSVFEQVTIEVIGPTTVYLHERCNISPTQLYQSSFPWSGQDEWHQLKLSVRTAEGKVLVAYQPERSEIQEVPDPATPLPLPSEIRTNEQLYLAGLHLEQYRHATYEPEPYYLEGLKRDATDIRLNIAYGTLLLRRGLLQDAEKHFRQAVQSLTWKNTNPYDSEAFYQLGLSLKLQGKQEEAYTALYKAVWSAQFQDTGYYMLAQIDMAQHRDVEALDHIERSLIRNTRNYKARHLKMALLRRLGQDKRAVQYAYETLELDPVEFGAAHELALIYSGATAPSEREQAEQAREHFHRLMRGDVHNYLNLAADYVDCGLWEEARTVLSYVESENLQPYPMVGYAQAYVHRQLGDMEQARECQKQGKAAPTDYCFPNTLFEFMVLQDVVAIDSNDSHAHYYLGNWLYDHKRYEEAIAHWEASREENAAFSTVHRNLGLAYYNKLSRPDLALASLEEAFRLDSRDARIFYELDQLHKKIGYSCGRRIKLLEQHMELVRHRDDLYIEWVTLLNMQGSHQEAWDALQARRFHPWEGGEGKVTGQYVTALTELAKQNLEKQQPELALELLQKALVYPENLGEGKLAGAADNSVYFYLGCAYQLLKNNQAAEESFNRASIGLNEPSSAMFYNDQPPESIYYQGLAWQKLGNVKEANRRFNKLIDYAERHMHDHIRMDYFAVSLPDFLVFDDDLNQRNEEHCQYMRALGLLGLGRTSEAELELDRVLEKNPNHQGAIIHR
- a CDS encoding beta-galactosidase codes for the protein MKDSIAGSQIRFILEAEDKEIREGRMTGNGGKNPRGESYDFTNYYMIRNGKAHIPVVGEFHFSRFAYLQWEEELLKMKAGGVNIVASYVFWNFHEEQEGEFNWSGNLNLRHFVDLCGKHQLPLIVRIGPFCHGEVRNGGMPDWLFSYPFEVRSNDEGYLYYAKRLYREIARQLNGCFYQEGGPVIAVQLENEYMHAGAPMDAWGYTRDKYISSGRDGREHLKVLRGIAEEVGMHPMFYTATAWGNAAVPEEGTLPMLAGYAYTPWIPNQPPSREYLFRDLHMNPVEEVDYDSPEYPAAYCELAGGMQVSYHARPVVDADSVEAMTIVKLANGSNLVGYYMYHGGTNPVGQKSYMNEQALPKMTYDYQAPLGEFGRIGESYDRIRTLSMFLEAYGELLAPMGSVIPEDQHAITPENTINLRWSVRQQEGSGFLFMNNYQDHMVLPDRDIQLQLHTGKGAAFYPREGTMELKSGMAAILPFHMNLDGMKIISATVQPLTRFTVNNELTAVFYAHEGMKPEYVMDISSVTNVDMPEGTISEQGNEVVIHPKAGKDHHLQITTSDGMVIRIITLTREEALHTYRFHVGGEERLVISSSHLYVQNEMLICNSLEHPEFEVSFYPAPEHVLPSKYAVSSQSKRGIFSTYTFQVSPYEPAVEVDYPKEYAATLRLDTAWPEQVDDVWVEIDYEGDVAAAHIHHQMLTDHIHYGHSWMLGLKQSRHLLADHALRLSITPIRRGTTESYVNQAYVERFEGVEIGKFNEIRVRPHYRVGLIIAGREDTFSKSKSTIVN
- a CDS encoding glycoside hydrolase family 5 protein, giving the protein MVNLKKCTIFTVIAALMFMALGSAAPKASAATGFYVSGNKLYDSTGKPFVMRGVNHGHSWFKNDLNTAIPAIAKTGANTVRIVLSNGSLYTKDDLNAVKNIINVVNQNKMIAVLEVHDATGKDDYNSLDAAVNYWISIKEALIGKEDRVIVNIANEWYGTWNGSAWAEGYKKAIPKLRNAGIKNTLIVDAAGWGQFPQSIVDYGQSVFAADSQKNTVFSIHMYEYAGKDAATVKANMENVLNKGLALIIGEFGGYHTNGDVDEYAIMRYGQEKGVGWLAWSWYGNSSGLNYLDMATGPNGSLTSFGNTVVNDTYGIKNTSQKAGIF